A window of Pedobacter lusitanus contains these coding sequences:
- a CDS encoding type 1 glutamine amidotransferase produces the protein MTGEKKEIKVAVIDMNKGVPNQGLRGILDIVATYKKEHSLDLSCEVFDLRVKDEIPGIEYDIYISSGGPGSPYDGEGQAWENSFFALLDQIEDYNKTHPDKKYIFLICHSFQMACRKYGLGMVTRRKSTAFGIFPVTLTQEGENDIIYAGLTNPFYAIDSRDWQVVDAEDETFNETGAEILALEKERPYIDLERCIMSIRFSKEFVGTQFHPEADPDGMRLYLLEEEKKKSIIAAHGEDKYLDMLDSIDNPDRILLTQKSILPNFLTEAIQALKEA, from the coding sequence ATGACAGGAGAAAAAAAAGAAATTAAAGTTGCCGTTATAGACATGAATAAAGGAGTTCCTAACCAGGGACTAAGAGGTATTCTCGATATTGTAGCAACGTATAAGAAAGAGCATTCACTGGATTTATCCTGCGAAGTATTCGATTTAAGGGTAAAAGATGAAATACCGGGAATTGAATATGACATCTATATTTCGAGTGGCGGCCCTGGCAGCCCCTATGATGGTGAAGGCCAGGCCTGGGAGAACTCATTTTTTGCCCTGCTCGACCAGATCGAAGATTATAACAAAACTCATCCGGATAAAAAGTATATTTTCTTAATCTGTCACTCTTTCCAGATGGCATGCCGTAAATATGGCCTGGGTATGGTTACCAGAAGAAAATCAACTGCTTTCGGCATTTTCCCTGTTACCTTAACGCAGGAGGGTGAAAATGACATCATATATGCCGGCCTGACTAATCCCTTTTATGCCATTGACAGCAGGGACTGGCAGGTGGTAGATGCTGAGGATGAAACTTTTAATGAAACCGGTGCAGAAATTTTAGCACTGGAAAAAGAACGTCCGTATATTGACCTGGAACGCTGTATCATGTCTATTCGTTTCTCTAAAGAGTTTGTCGGCACACAATTTCATCCTGAAGCGGATCCGGATGGCATGAGGCTATATCTTCTGGAAGAAGAGAAGAAAAAGAGCATTATCGCCGCCCATGGAGAAGACAAATACCTGGACATGCTGGACAGTATTGATAACCCAGACAGAATTCTCCTGACTCAAAAATCTATCTTACCTAATTTTTTAACTGAAGCTATTCAAGCGCTTAAAGAAGCCTGA
- a CDS encoding Crp/Fnr family transcriptional regulator: MFEQLKEYLQKRIAVTDEQFEMISKDIKVKTFEKNKVLVAPGEISPKAYFITEGLMRCYSIDSKAKVNIIQFAPENWWISERNSLFNEPSDFYIDTVEPTTALLIPKNYIQDAAQTIPCFADLNYKMLNNSIRFMQKRINMLLSATAEERYLDFIKLYPNLTLRVPQWMIASYLGITPESLSRVRKDLAHKHFKV; this comes from the coding sequence ATGTTTGAACAGCTCAAAGAATACTTACAGAAGAGGATTGCAGTCACCGATGAGCAGTTTGAAATGATCTCAAAAGATATAAAGGTTAAAACTTTTGAAAAAAACAAAGTCCTTGTTGCCCCGGGTGAAATTAGTCCGAAAGCTTATTTTATTACTGAAGGACTGATGCGCTGCTACTCCATTGATAGTAAAGCTAAAGTGAACATTATTCAGTTCGCTCCCGAAAACTGGTGGATCTCAGAAAGAAACAGTCTCTTTAATGAACCTTCAGATTTTTATATTGATACGGTAGAACCTACCACAGCTCTGCTGATTCCAAAAAACTATATTCAGGATGCAGCACAAACTATTCCCTGCTTTGCAGATCTCAATTATAAAATGCTGAATAATTCGATCCGTTTTATGCAAAAAAGGATCAATATGCTGTTAAGTGCTACCGCCGAAGAAAGGTATCTTGATTTTATCAAATTATATCCAAACCTGACACTTCGTGTACCACAATGGATGATCGCGTCTTATCTTGGCATTACCCCTGAATCTTTAAGCCGTGTTCGTAAAGACCTGGCACATAAACATTTCAAAGTTTAA
- a CDS encoding pirin family protein — protein sequence MGSNIKSISAVLDAPSPHMVGDGFKVSNFFPGGYKIKMSPFYLLDFNDKTELLPTNQLRGVGVHPHRGFETVTIAYHGAVAHHDSSGNSGVIYPGDVQWMTAASGILHKEYHEKEFSRKGGLFQMVQLWVNLPAKDKMSKPKYQAIKNDSIGKYVLQDNAGFVEVIAGAYGNITGAASTFSNLNVYNAHLNTGGEAEFSFPACFNTGILIVEGNLIINQEKASGNQFVYFKNDGEDIHVRASSDSTILILSGEPINEPIAQYGPFLMNTPEEIRLAISDYNEGRFGYLED from the coding sequence ATGGGATCCAATATAAAATCCATTTCGGCTGTACTCGACGCTCCGTCACCACATATGGTAGGTGATGGGTTCAAAGTAAGTAACTTTTTTCCCGGAGGTTATAAGATTAAAATGAGCCCATTTTATTTGCTCGATTTTAATGATAAAACTGAACTCCTTCCAACTAATCAGTTGCGCGGTGTCGGTGTGCATCCGCACCGTGGATTTGAAACAGTGACCATTGCTTATCATGGGGCAGTTGCCCATCATGACAGCTCAGGAAACAGCGGGGTAATCTACCCAGGTGACGTACAGTGGATGACTGCAGCAAGCGGTATCCTCCATAAGGAATATCATGAAAAAGAATTCAGCAGAAAAGGTGGTCTTTTTCAGATGGTTCAACTGTGGGTCAATCTGCCTGCGAAAGATAAAATGAGCAAACCTAAATATCAGGCAATTAAAAATGATAGTATAGGGAAATATGTCTTACAGGACAACGCCGGATTTGTAGAAGTCATCGCAGGAGCCTATGGCAACATCACAGGAGCAGCAAGTACCTTCAGCAACCTGAATGTATACAATGCACACCTAAACACTGGTGGAGAAGCTGAATTCAGCTTTCCTGCCTGCTTTAACACCGGGATACTGATTGTAGAAGGCAACCTGATTATCAATCAGGAAAAGGCATCAGGTAATCAGTTCGTATATTTTAAAAATGACGGAGAAGATATTCATGTTAGAGCTTCATCAGACAGCACTATCCTGATATTAAGCGGTGAACCGATTAATGAACCCATCGCACAATACGGGCCATTTTTAATGAACACACCAGAAGAGATCAGACTCGCAATCAGTGATTATAATGAGGGGCGGTTTGGTTATCTTGAAGACTAG
- a CDS encoding YceI family protein: MATTKWVLDPAHSELQFKVKHLMISTVTGSFNEFSAELETDNEDFEHSIVSFKAGVDSIDTGNKDRDGHLKSGDFFNAAEFPAVSFASTSFTKEGGDYKLKGNLTIKDATKPVTLDVEFGGTAQDPWGNTKAGFTIKGKINRTDFGLTYNAALETGGVMLGEEVRILGELQFAKQA, translated from the coding sequence ATGGCAACTACTAAATGGGTATTAGATCCCGCACACAGTGAACTTCAGTTTAAAGTAAAACATTTAATGATCTCTACTGTTACAGGTAGCTTCAATGAATTCTCTGCCGAATTAGAAACAGATAATGAAGATTTTGAGCATTCAATAGTTTCTTTTAAAGCAGGAGTTGATTCTATCGACACAGGAAATAAAGACAGAGATGGCCACTTAAAAAGCGGTGATTTCTTTAATGCAGCAGAATTCCCAGCTGTTTCATTTGCATCTACTTCATTTACCAAAGAAGGTGGAGATTATAAATTAAAAGGAAACCTGACTATCAAAGATGCAACCAAACCAGTTACTCTGGACGTTGAATTTGGCGGTACTGCACAGGATCCATGGGGTAATACCAAAGCTGGTTTTACGATCAAAGGAAAAATAAACAGAACAGATTTTGGTCTTACCTATAATGCTGCGCTGGAAACAGGTGGTGTAATGCTGGGTGAAGAGGTCCGCATTTTAGGTGAATTGCAATTTGCAAAACAAGCTTAA
- a CDS encoding FeoB-associated Cys-rich membrane protein has translation MDIQTILVGLLFVAALFYIGRIIYRAVSPKSGGCASNCKCGVDFSNIEPKNK, from the coding sequence ATGGATATTCAGACTATTTTAGTTGGACTTTTATTTGTTGCTGCCCTTTTCTATATTGGCCGCATCATTTACCGTGCCGTGTCCCCAAAAAGTGGCGGATGCGCATCTAATTGCAAATGTGGTGTCGACTTTTCCAATATCGAACCCAAGAACAAATAG
- the ispF gene encoding 2-C-methyl-D-erythritol 2,4-cyclodiphosphate synthase: MKIKVGFGFDVHQLKDGHPFVVGGVNLEHHKGAFGHSDADVLLHAICDALLGAANLRDIGFHFKNTDPQWKGISSVILLQETVKLIAAKGWQIGNIDAMLCLEAPKINPHIPQMQENIAAAIGMSVEDISIKATTNETMGFIGREEGVVAYAVCLIEK, from the coding sequence CATCAGTTAAAAGATGGTCATCCATTTGTAGTTGGAGGAGTGAATCTTGAACACCATAAAGGGGCATTTGGACATTCTGATGCCGATGTTTTGTTACATGCGATTTGTGATGCGTTGCTGGGGGCAGCAAATCTTCGGGATATTGGTTTCCACTTTAAAAATACAGACCCGCAGTGGAAAGGGATCAGCAGTGTAATTCTTTTGCAGGAAACGGTGAAACTGATTGCTGCGAAAGGCTGGCAAATTGGAAATATTGATGCAATGCTTTGTCTGGAAGCACCAAAGATTAATCCGCATATTCCGCAGATGCAGGAAAATATTGCAGCAGCTATAGGAATGTCAGTAGAAGATATTTCAATTAAAGCAACGACCAATGAAACCATGGGCTTTATTGGCAGGGAAGAAGGTGTGGTTGCTTATGCAGTTTGTCTGATTGAAAAGTAA